Within Micromonospora parathelypteridis, the genomic segment CTGGCGTACGACCCGGACGGTGAGATCGTGATCACCGCGGGCGCGACGGAGGCGGTCGCGGCGAGCATCCTCGCCCTCTGCGAACCGGGTGACGAGGTGGTCTGCTTCGAGCCGTACTACGACTCGTACGCCGCCTCGATCGCGCTGGCCGGCGCGGTCCGGCGGCCGGTGACCCTGCGCCCCGCGGCCGACGGGCGGTACGCCTTCGACCCGGCGGCGCTGCGCGCGGCGTTCGGCCCGCGCACCCGGTTGGTGCTGCTCAACTCACCGCACAACCCGACCGGCAAGGTCTTCACCCCGGCTGAGCTGGCGTTGATCGCCGAGCTGTGCCAAGAGCACGGCGCGTACGCGGTCACCGACGAGGTGTACGAGCACCTGGTCTTCACCGACGCGGCGAGCCCGCACGTGCCGCTGGCCGCGCTGCCCGGGATGCGGGAACGGACACTGCGCATCTCGTCGGCGGGCAAGACGTTCTCGTGCACGGGTTGGAAGGTCGGCTGGGCGAGCGGCCCGGCGGCGCTGGTCTCGGCGGTGCTGCGGGTGAAGCAGTTCCTCACCTTCGTCAACGCCGCGCCACTGCAGCCGGCGGTCGCCGTGGCGCTGGCCCTGCCGGACGACTACTACACCGGCTTCCGGGACAGTCTCCAGCAGCGGCGCGACCAGCTCGTCGGCGGTCTCACCGACGCCGGGTTCGAGGTGCTCGACTCGGAGGGGACGTACTTCGTCACCGCCGACATCACCGCCCTCGGCGGCCGGGACGGGGTGGAGTTCTGCCGCTCGCTGCCGGAGCGCTGTGGCGTGGTGGCGGTGCCCACCCAGGTCTTCTACGACGACGCCGAGGCGGGCCGGCGGCTGGTCCGGTTCGCCTTCTGCAAGCGTCCCGAGGTGCTGACCGAGGCGGTCACCCGACTGCGCGCACTGGCCCCGATCGGCTGACCCGGCGGGCCGCCGTCCGAAGCCTGTGGAGCTGATGTCACAGACGAGTCAGCTCCACAGCCTTCGGATTACCTACGACGCGGCGGGGCTGGCGGTGCGGACCAGCTCGGCGATCCGCTCGGCGACCTCGCGAGCCGTCGCCTCGGTAGCCGCCTCGACCATCACCCGGACCAGCGGCTCGGTGCCCGACGGGCGCAGCAGCACCCGGCCGGTCTCACCCAGCTCCGCCTCGGCCCGCTCGACCTCGGCGCGGACGGCCGGTGCGGCGGCGCCGACGGTCCGGTCGCCGACCGGCACGTTGATCAGCACCTGGGGCAGTTTGGTGACGACCGAGGCCAGCTCGGCGAGGGACTTTCCGGTGGCCGCCATCCGGGCCATCAGGTGCAGGCCGGTGAGCACACCGTCGCCGGTGGTGGCGTGCGCGGGCATGACGATGTGGCCGCTCTGCTCGCCGCCGAGCGCCAGCCCGGAGGCGCGCAGAGCCTCCAGGACGTACCGGTCGCCGACCTTGGTCTCGATCAGCCGGATGCCCTGCGCGGACATGGCCAGCCGCAGGCCGAGGTTGCTCATCACGGTCGCGACAAGCGTGTCCTGGGTGAGCGTGCCGGCATCCCGCATGGCCAGCGCGAGGATCGCCATCACCTGGTCGCCGTCGACCTCGTCGCCGCCGGCGCTGACCGCCACGATGCGGTCGGCGTCGCCGTCGTGGGCGATGCCCAGGTGCGCGCCGTGCTCGACCACGGCCTCGCGCAGCCCTTCGATGTGGTTGGAACCACAGTCGTCGTTGATGTTCAGCCCGTTCGGCTCGGCGTTGATCGCGATGACCTCCGCGCCAGCCTCCCGGTAGGCGACCGGGGCGACCTCGGCGGCGGCGCCGTTGGCGCAGTCGACCACGACCTTGATCCCGTCCAGCCGGTGCGGCACGGCGCCGACCAGGTGCTGGACGTAGTGGTCCGCGCCGTCGAGCAGGTCGTGCACGCGACCGATGCCGGCGCCGGTCGGCCGATCCCAGGCGGTGGCGGCGTTCGCCTCCACGGCGGCCTCGATCTGCATTTCGATCTCGTCGGGCAACTTGTGCCCGCCGGCGGCGAAGAGCTTGATGCCGTTGTCCGGCATGGGGTTGTGCGACGCGGAGAGCACCACGCCAAGGTCGGCTTTGGCCTCGGCGGTGAGGAACGCCACCGCCGGGGTGGGCAGCACGCCGACCCGCACCACGTTGGCGCCGGCACTGGTCAGCCCGGCGACCACGGCGGCCTCCAGCATCTCGCCGCTGGCCCGGGTGTCGCGACCCACAACGGCCAGCGGCGGATGGCTGCGGTCCGTCTCGGCGAGTGTGTGCGCAGCGGCCACAGCGAGCGCCAGTGCCAACTCAGGGGTGAGATCCGCGTTTGCCCGCCCGCGTACGCCGTCCGTGCCGAACAACCGACCCATACCCGCCAACCTCCGATGCGTACTGCCGATGTGGAGAAAGCGGAACGGCCGGCCACCTCCCCCGATCGAGGGGAGGCGAACCGGCCGTCCGTCAGAAGTACAACGCGCTGGTGAAGATCAGCGCTTCGAGTACTGGGGAGCCTTACGGGCCTTCTTGAGGCCGTACTTCTTGCTTTCCTTGACCCGGGCGTCCCGGGTGAGGAAGCCGGCCTTCTTCAGGGCCGGGCGGTCGTCGGGCTCGTTGACGATCAGCGCCCGGGCGATGGCCAGCCGCAGCGCACCGGCCTGGCCGGTGGTGCCGCCGCCACGCAGGTTGGCGATGACGTCGAACGCCTCGGGCTTCTCGGCGGTGACCAGCGGGTCCTTGATGAGCTGCTGGTGCACCTTGCTCGGGAAGTAGGCCTCGAGGTCACGGCCGTTGCAGGTGATCTTGCCGGTGCCCGGAACGATACGGACCCGGACGATGGCCTCCTTGCGCCGACCCACGGTCTGGATCGGGCGGTCACCACGCGGCGCGCGGGCGACGGGCGCCGGCGCCTCGGTGGCCTCGGGGGCAACCTCGGTCTCGGTGGTGATGTCGGTCATGCTGCTTCCTTCGCCCGCGCTCACTGCGCGATCTGCTTGATCTCGAACGGCACCGGCTGCTGCGCGAGGTGCGGGTGCTCGGCACCGGCGTAGACCTTCAGCTTCTTGATCAGCTGACGGCCGAGCTTGTTGTGCGGGAGCATCCCCTTCACAGCCAGCTCGATGGCGCGCTCGGGCCGCTTGGTCAGCAGCTCGTCGTAGCCGATCTGCTTCAGACCACCCGGGTAACCGGAGTGGCGGTAAGCGACCTTGGTCTGGCGCTTGTTGCCGGTCAGCGCAACCTTGCCCGCGTTCACGATGACGACAAAGTCGCCCGTGTCGACGTGCGGCGCGAAAGTCGGCTTGTGCTTACCACGCAGCAACGTGGCGGCGTGGGTGGCCAGGCGGCCCAGCACGACATCAGAGGCGTCGATGACGTGCCACTGACGCTCGATCTCACCCGGCTTCGGGCTGTACGTACGCACAGGTCTACCTTGTCTCGTCGTCGGTCTGGGGTCGCGCGCCGAGGTGACCAGATCTTGCAGGCCGGACCAGCGCGCACGAACGACCAAGCGTACCTGATAGGGCACGCCTCTGGATGTCGTACAACAGCAGGCAACGATACCGGGCGCGGTGTCCGCAGGTCAAAACGGGGGTGCGGTCCCGCGCGGCGACGCGCCGACCGTGGCCCAGCTCACACGCTGGCCAGCGGATTTGCCCTCGGCCGGTGGTGGACGACCCAGGTGACCGCGACGCACAACGCGATGAAGGCAAGCCCGCGGACACCGGCCCGCCGCTGTGAGCGCGCCCACCCGGTCTGTGGTCAGAGCTGCTGGAGGATGCGCAGCGCGCGGCCGACCCGGAGCATGGTGTCGGTGTCGGCGACGTCCACGCAGTCGGTGAACCACTTCTTCATCGGCGAGGAGATGCGGTCGGGCATCACCACGTACCGGCCCATCGTCACGGCGAGCGGCGAGTCGCGCAGCAGCGACTCCTCGACGACCTCGACCACGATCACGATGGGCACGTCGGTGGAGTTGTAGACGTCTGAGCTGATCACGAGCCCGAGGCGTTCCCGGGCACCCTCGATGCGCCAGACCTCTCCCCTACGCAGCACGCGGTCGTCCGCCGGAGAGCAGGTCGTTGACCATGCCCACCTCGCGGGCGTCGGCGAGAGCGGCGGACTCCAGGTCCAGACCGGCACGGCCCACGGCGGCGGCGTGCGCGGTGAAGACCTCGCGCAGCGCCTTCTCCCGGGCGGCCTGGTCCATCCATGCGGAGAGCGACAGTCCTTCGCGCTTGGCGAACCGCCGGGCCTCCTCGATCGTCTCGTCCGTGAACGACAGAGTCACCTTGGCAGTCATGCGGATGAGACTACCCAGCGGTATGACCACCAGTCATCCTCGTTCAGCGTGCCGGCACCACAGGCGGCAAAACGCACTCCGGTGACCTTTACGACATTCCGTGAACTCACCAGGTCTGTTCGGCGGCCCGCACCAGGATCTCGTTGACTGCCACTCGTCGGTCCCGCGTCACGATGTACGAGACCGCGTCGGCGATGTCCTCGGGCTCCAGCAGCTCCAACCCCTCGGTCTGCCGGACGATCGCCTCCCGGATGCCGTCGCGCACGTGCGAGGCCAACTCGGTGTCGACCGTCCCCGGCTCGATCACGCTGACCCGTACCCGCTTCGGACCGACCTCCTGCCGCAGTGCCTCGGAGAACGCGTTGACGCCGAACTTCGTGAGGTTGTAGACGGCCGTCCCGGGCCGGGCCACCCGGCCTGCGGTGGAGCTGATGTTGACCAGGTCCGCCACTCGGCGGGGAGCGGTCTCGGCGGCGGCGAGCAGGTGCGGGAGCGCGGCACGGGTGACATGGAGCATGCCCTGCACGTTGACCGCGAGCATCCGGTCCCACTCCTCGATCGGGGCCTCGGCGACCGGGCCGACGAGCATGAGCCCCGCGTTGTTCACCACCGTGTCGAGCCGGCCGAACTCGACCACCACCCGGTCCACGGCCGCCAGCGCCTGCGACGGGTCGGTGATGTCCGCCTCGACCGCCAGCGCCACACCGCCGCCGGCCCGCACGCTCTCCGCCAGCTCGTCGAGCTTGGCCCGGCGGCGGGCCAGCACCGCGACCGTCGCGCCGTCGGCCGCGAGGCTGCGGGCGGTCGCCGCGCCGATGCCGCTGCTGGCCCCGGTCACGAGCGCCACCGTGCCATCGAGCGGTCCCGCCATGTCGTCCTCCTCGTACCCGGCGTCACCCCCAGTCCCTGAGCATGGACGACGGGAGTCAGGCCCGACCGCCGAACACCGCGAAGCGCCACTCCTTGAAGTAACAGTCGACGTCGACCAGGCCCGCCTCGGCGAGCCACCGGCACTGGTCGGCCACGGTCGCTGGCCGGTCGTGCCGCATCCGCTCCCGGGCGGCGGCGATCTCCTCGGGCGACGATCCCAACTCGGTGATCCGTGCCGTCCACACCTCGTCGTAGCGCCGATCGAGCGCCGGGGTGGGGCCGGCCACCTGCTCAGCGTTGACGAACACACCGCCGGGCACCAGCGCGGCGGCGGCCCGCCGGTAGAGCGCGCGCTTACCGGCGTCGTCCAGGTGATGAATGGCCAGCGCGCTGACCACCGCGTCGTACCGGCCGGCCGGCAGCGGGTCGGCCAGGTCCGCCTGGACCGTCCGGTGCGGGACGGACCGGGCGCGTAGCTCGTCGGTGGCGCGGGCGAGCATCGCCGGCGCGGCGTCCACCAGGGTCAGCCGAACTCCGGGCACCGCCGCGGCGAGCAGCAGCGACAGCAGGCCGGTGCCCGCGCCCAGGTCCAACACCTCGGGGGTACGACCGGCGGCCAGCGCAGCGCGCAGTGGCGGCGCCGCCACCTCGACGGCGGCGCCGTAGAAGCCGTCGAAGCAGGGCACCAGCCGCCGGCGGGACTCGTCGTAGGTGCCGGCCACCGCGTCGAAGGCGTCCGCGACCCTCATCGGAGACTCCCATTTTGTAGGACGACTTTCCCACATTATAAGCACTTCATGTTGAAGGGCGCTGTTGCGAACGACCTGGGCTGGCGGCGACGAACGGCGAGAGGCCCCCGGCGCTCTCCTTGGTTCGAGGAGCCGGGGGCAGTTCTTGCTGCGCTGGTTAGCCGACGGGACCGATCGGCTTCGACAGGTCGGCGAAGCCGGCCCATGCCGCCGGTCCAACGCGGTCCCGGCTGCGCGGGATGCGTCCTGGATCGGCCCATCGCGCAGCGGCCTTCGGATGTCCAGATCTTGGACAGTTTCCGTTACGCGAGAACGGAAACTGTCCAAGATCTCCACGAGCGAGCACTCACGAGGGCGGCCCCTCTCCGGCCGCACCGTCGCCGCCGGGCGGTGCCCTGGCCGCCAGGGACCACCGTCTGTCCGAGGCGACCGCCGTCGACCGTCCGTTCGCCGCCGAGCCCCCTTGCGGTGTGAGCCCCACTTGACAGGACCGAAACAGAAGGGACCCGGACTGGAAACTGCCCGGCGGCACGCTTTCCCGACATGACAGACGGTGCGTGGTCGGCCACTGGACCGGGGCGGGTGCCCCGAGAAGTGGCGACGCGCTGTCCGTACTGCCCGCTCCGGCGCGGGCTGGCGCTTCGCGAGGACGACCCGGCCACGGGCGCGCTACACCTCCTTCGTCAACGCTCCCGACGTGCCCGACCCGTCGATCACCTTCGACCAGGAACGCGGCCAGCCGGTGCCAGCCGGCGGTTCTCGACCGGCCCGACCACGACCGACCGACGGTCGCCTCGCCGCTGCACAAGCAGATGTACGACCTGCGCAGCGGGCACTGCCTCGACCTGCCCGGGGTGGCCGTGACCCGGCACGACGCACGTTGCCGCGACGGGCTGGTCGAGGTGCGGTTACGACAGGAGGGTTGATGCGCGAAGAACTGGCGGGCTTCACCATCGGGGTGACCGCCGACCGGCGGCGCGACGACTTGGCCGCGCTGCTCGAACGCCGGGGCGCCCGCGTGGTGCTCGCCCCGGCGTTGCGGATCGTGCCGTTGTCCGACGACACCGAGCTGCGCGAGGCGACCCGCGCCTGCCTGGAACAGCCGCCGGACATCCTGATGGCCAACACCGGCATCGGCATGCGCGGGTGGTTGGAGGCGGCCGAGGGTTGGGGGCTGGCCGAGCCGCTGCGCTCGGTGCTGGCCAGCTCGTACGTGGTGGCCCGCGGCCCGAAGGCGCGCGGCGCGATCCGGGCGGCCGGGCTGCACGACCAGTGGTCGCCGACCTCGGAAAGCTGCGACGAGGTGGTCAACCACCTGCGCCGGCGCGGCGTGGCCGGGCAGGTGATCGCCATGCAACTGCACGGTGAGCGGCAGCCCGAGTGCACGCTCGCGCTGGAGGCGGCCGGCGCCACGGTGATCGAGGTGCCGGTCTACCGCTGGGCCGCACCAACCGACCCGGCACCGCTGCACCGGTTGATCGACCTGATCGCCGGCCGGTTGGTGGACGCGGTGACCTTCACCTCGGCGCCGGCGGCCGAGGCACTGTTACGGGCGGCCGGGGACCGGACCGACGCGGTGGTGTCCGCGTTCCGTGGCGACGTACTGGCCAGTTGCGTCGGCGCGGTGACCGCCGAGCCGCTGCTGCGGCACGGTGTGCCGGTGAGCGCCCCGGGTCGGGCCCGGTTGGGGGCGCTGGTGCGGACCATCGTCGACGAGTTGCCCCGCAGGACCGTGACGTTCAAGGCCGGCGGGCACCTGCTCACGCTGCGCGGGCACGCCGCCGTGATCGACGGCGAGTTGCGGCCACTCGCTCCCGCCCCGATGGCGGTGTTGCGGGCGCTGGCCCAGTCCCCCGGCCGGGTACTGTCCCGCACGGCGCTGCTACGGACGCTGCCTCGGGGCGCGGACGAGCACGCGGTGGAGATGGCGGTGGCCCGTCTCCGGGCCGGCCTGCGCGCGCCCCGCGTGGTGCAGACCGTCGTGAAGCGCGGCTACCGGCTCCAGATCGACTGACGCGTCACGGCCGGTGTGTGTGCCGGCCGTGACGCGACGGTTCAGCCGACCGGTGTGGGGAAGCCCCGCCCGTGCTCGGCCTGCAGCCGGAGCATGGCGTGCTCGACGACCGTCACCAGCACCTGCTTGACCGAATCCCGGTGCCGGGCGTCCGTCATCACCAGCGGCACCTGCGGCGAGATGGCCAGCGCCTCGCGGACCTCCTCCAGCTCGTACTGGGGAGCGCCGTCGAACCGGTTCAGCGCCACCACGTACGGCAGGTTGCGGTTCTCGAAGTAGTCCAGCGGGGCGAACGCGTCGGTGATCCGGCGGGTGTCCACCAGGACGGCGGCACCGACAGCACCTCGGATGATCTCGTCCCACATGAACCAGAACCGGGTCTGACCAGGTGTACCGAAGAGGTACAGGATCAGATCCTGAGCCATGGTGATGCGGCCGAAGTCCATGGCGACCGTGGTGGTCTCCTTGCCCGGCACCTTGGACGGGTCGTCGATGCCGACACCCGCCGCGGTCATCAACGCCTCGGTGGTCAGCGGTGTGATCTCGGAGATCGCCCCGACCAGTGTCGTCTTACCGACGCCGAAGCCGCCCGCGACGACGATCTTCGCGGAGACGATTCCCCGGCCCGGCCGCCCCCCAGCGGGGTCATAGCCTGCGAAGTCCACTTAGCACCCTTCCAAGCAGTTCCATCCGCTCCTCGAACCCCTCGGCGGGAGCAGCAGTGTGTAACGTCAGCAGGCTCTCGGCCACCATGTCGGCGACCAACACCCGGGCGACGCCCAGCGGCATCCGGGTGTACGCGGCGATCTCCGCCAGCGACTGTGCTCGGCCCTCGCAGACCGTGGCGATGCGGTGCTTGTCATGCCCCGCGAAGCGGGACTCGGCGACCTGGGTGGGAGACGCGGTGAGGACGGCTTCCAGGGCGATGTCCTGCCGAGGTTCGGTACGACCACGGGTGACCGCGTACGGACGTACCAGTGCGCCGCGCGGGTCAGCGCGTCGTTGGTCCATCCCCAGTCACCTCCTCGTCCCTTGTGGAGCCGGCCCGTGCGGCCTCCCGTCCCTGCTTCGACGCGCGGTTCGAGCGCCGTCCTACCGTGCTACGAGCGCACCGCGTCCCGCGGCAGCGGCACCAGCGCGGCACCCACCCGCTCGACCAGCAGCGCCATCTCGTAGCCCACCTGGCCCACGTCGCAGCTTCGCGCGGCCAGCACGGCCATCGACGAGCCGTCGCTGATCGACATCAGGAAGAGATACCCGCTGTCCATCTCGATGACTGTCTGCAACACCCCGCCCGCGCTGAACATCCGGGCTGCGCCCTCGGTCAGGCTCACCACGCCGGAGGTGATCGCGGCGAGCTGGTCAGCCCGGTCCCCCGGCAGATCCCGGGAGGACGCGAGCAGCAGCCCGTCGGCGGACACCGCCACCACGTGGGCGATGCCCGCCACGCTGTCGGCGAAGTTGGTGAGCAGCCAACCCATGTCCTGCATGGCAGCTGGCCTGTTCATCGGCTCTCCTTGGTCGAGGTGCTGTTCAGGTCCGTTCCGGCCGTCCTACCACGCTGCACACCACGGTGGTAGGCCGACAACAGACCGCGTACTTCATCGGGGGTCCGCCGGCTGCGGTCCCGGCCGCTCTTCGGTTCGATGCCGCCCGGTACGAGCTGCTGCTGCGGCACCCGCTTGGGCAACCCGGAGCGGGTGGTCCCGGCGGGGGCCGGCTCGGCGGCTCGACTGGCCCGCGACCAGCCCTCGTCGGCGGCCGTCCGCCAGGCGTGCGGGTCCGCGGCGGGGGCGGCCGGCGTCGTGGGGGCCGCCGGCGCCGTCCGGGCGGCCGGCGGCGGGGAGTACGACGGTGGCGTGCCGAGCCCACCGGCGGGCGCGCTGCCGCGTCCCCCGGTGGCCGACGGGGTGATGCCGTCGGTGTTGGCGCTGCCGGGAGTACGGGTCGGCAGTGGCGGTCGGGCCGGCGCGGCAGCCGGCACGGACGCGGCACTCGGCTGACCGCCGTTGCCCGTGCGCAGCCCGGCATCGGCCGGAGCGGCGGCGGGCGGCGGCTCGTCGAACTTGGGCCGGGTGAAGATCGCGGTGGCGTCGTCGCCGTGCGACCGGAACCAGACCGCCTCCATCTCCCGGAAGATCGGTGCCTCGGCGGGGAATTCGGGCCGGCTGCTGACCGGCGCGGCGGGCACCGACGGCGCGGCAGGCGGTGCCACCGCGCCAGGGCCGGCGACCGGCCCGACCGGCAGACCCGGGGCGCTGCGCCCGTCCGTGGCATCCGTGGTCGAACCGCGCCGGGGCAGCGAATCGATGGTCGGGTAGGCCACGGTCGGGCTGCCGGTCGAGGCGACCGCGCCATTGCTGTACGCGGGCCGCGCCGGCGGAAGTGGGGCAACAGGCGCCGGGGCGGCCGGTGCCGGCACGGGCGGCACCGTCGAACGCGTGCCGGTGTAGCCACCCGCCTGGACGGCCGGGGTGGTGTCCCGGGAGTCCAGCGGGGACTGCCACTGTGCGGGAGCCGGCGCGTTGGTCCGCCACTGGTCGGGCAGGGTGGCCGCCGACGTCGCGGCGCCGGCGAACTGCTCGGTGTGACCGACCGGAGTGAGCGGGTTCTGCTCCACGGCCATCGGCTGACGCGGCCGGCTGAGCACCTGCTCGCGGCCCCGGTTCGTGGGCAGCACCACGGTGGCGGCGGGCAACGTCACCTGGGCGACGGTGCCGCCCTCGACGTTGCGGCGCAGCTCCACCCGGATGCCGTAGCGGGAGGCGAGCCGGCTCACCACGGCCAGACCCATCAGCCGGAACGCGGCGACGTCGACGCTCGGCGGGGCGGCCAACCGGCGGTTGAGCGAGTCGAGCTGCTCGTCGGTGAGGCCGAGCCCGCGGTCCTCGATCTGGATCAGGACGTAGTCGCGGATCCGGCGACCGTCGGCGACCACCGTGGTGTTCGGCGGTGAGAACCGGGTCGCGTTGTCGAGCAGCTCGGCGACGAGGCGTACCACGTCGTTGACCGCGTTCGCGGCCACCGAGATGTCGGTGTCCACCGTCCCGAACTCGATGCGGTTGTACAGCTCGACCTCGGACTGGGCGGCGCGCAGCACGTCGACCACCAGCGCGTCGTCGCGGCGCGGCACGGCCGAGTCGGCGCCGGCCAGGACCAGCAGGTTCTCGTCGTTGCGGCGCATTCGGGTGGCCAGGTGGTCGAGCTCGAAGAGCTGCGCGAGCCGCTTCGGGTCCTCTTCGCCACGCTCGATCGCGTCCAGCTCGCCGATCATCCGGTCGACCAGGGTCTGACTACGACGTGCCAGGTTGAGGAACATCGCCGAGACGCTGGTACGAAGCGCGGCCTGCTCGGCTGCGACCCGCACCGCCTCCCGGTGGACGACGTTGAAGGCCAACGCGACCTGACCGACCTCGTCGCGGCTGTTCAGCTGGATCGGGTCCCGGACCTGGCGGACGATCTCGTCCACCCCGCCGTCGCCGACGCTGCCCATGTTCTGCAGCCGCTGCACCGCGTCGGGCAGGTCGTGGTTGGCCACCGAGAGCGCACCCTCACGCAGTCGGCGCAACGAGTGGTTGAGCGAACGGGCCAGCACCACGGCCAACGACACGGCGATGATCAGCGTCAGCAGAACCAGGATCGACTCGATCACGGCCTGCCGGATGACATCCGCGCGCGCCTGGTCGGCCTGCTGGAACAGCCGGTCCTGCAGTTGGATCTCGGCCCAACGCATCAGGTCGTTCACGGCGCCGATGGCGGCGGTGGCGTCCTGCGCGGTGACCAGCGGGCGCTGCCCGACCGAGCGGGTGATGTCGGTGGCCACCCGGTCGGCGAGGCCGACCGCGTCACCGGAGACGGTGCTGTCGACCAGGGCTCGCTGCACCGGGTCGGCGGCCAGGGAGAAGGCGACCAGGGCCTCCTGCTGGCTGGTCAGAGTGGCCACGAAGGAGGAGAACTGTTCCGGGTCGAGCTGGCCCGCCGACAGGGCGGTGAAGGCGACCGCTTCCTCCTCGGCGACCGACGCCTTGGCGCGCGCGAAGGCGGAGACCGCGCGGCGGCTGTCCGACAGGCTCTCGTCGCCGGGCAGCTGGGCCAGGCCGTCACCGTAGGAGACCAGGTCGGTGAGGATGACCCCGTAGCGGAGCACCGCCTCGGCGACCGCCATCTGCCGGCGGTCCAACACCTCTTGGCGGGTGCTGTCCAGAGTGGACAGGTGGCTGTCGATGGCGGCCAGGCGGTCCCGCAGGGCCGTCGGCACCTCGCCGATCCGGCCCCGCTCGGCGCGGTACTCGTCCACCTGCCGCTGCGTCTCACGGACCCGCAGGTTGTACGCGTCGGCCGGCTGCTGCGGAGTGGCCAGGTAGGCGGCTGCCGCCATCCGCTCGGCCTGGAGGTCCTGGGTGAGAGCGCTGACGTCGATGGAGAGAGCCGTCAGTGACCGGGCCCGGGTAGCGTCGAAGGCACCCTCGCCAACGGAGATCAGGCGGACCGTGGCCAGCGCGATCACCGCCGCCACCGGGACGACAAGAATCAACGCCAGTTTGGACCGGATCCGGGCGTCCCGCAGTCGCGGCATCCGTCGGCGCGTACGCCGACCGCTGTCGCCGAGCGCGGGCAGGGTCGTCGGTCCGGTGCTCACGACATCGCCTCCGTCGTTTCTTCCCCGCCTGAGCCGCCGAGCCATGCCGTAAGCGGAGGGGACCACGCGCGGCACGGCCGCGATTTCATCAGAGAAGACCCTGTTTGGGAAGCCGCAGTGAGGTAGGAAACGGTCGGACGGAGCGCATCCCGTGATCCGGGCAACTGATACCTTCATTTCCGCAAGCCCCTGAACAGGGCATGTAACTCCTGAGTGGTCACGCGTGTGTGCAAAGTGAGCTTTTGCAAACATTGCGTTACCCCAGCATGTGGGATGGCCGTCCCGAAAGTGCTGCCGGGGTCCGCGCTTGACCACAGCGCCGGCCATTGGCAAGGTTTTGCAGGCTTCGCGCACACCGTACGGCAGAGGAGATCCCGTCTTCCACTGAGGACGGA encodes:
- a CDS encoding roadblock/LC7 domain-containing protein is translated as MNRPAAMQDMGWLLTNFADSVAGIAHVVAVSADGLLLASSRDLPGDRADQLAAITSGVVSLTEGAARMFSAGGVLQTVIEMDSGYLFLMSISDGSSMAVLAARSCDVGQVGYEMALLVERVGAALVPLPRDAVRS
- a CDS encoding sensor histidine kinase, which codes for MSTGPTTLPALGDSGRRTRRRMPRLRDARIRSKLALILVVPVAAVIALATVRLISVGEGAFDATRARSLTALSIDVSALTQDLQAERMAAAAYLATPQQPADAYNLRVRETQRQVDEYRAERGRIGEVPTALRDRLAAIDSHLSTLDSTRQEVLDRRQMAVAEAVLRYGVILTDLVSYGDGLAQLPGDESLSDSRRAVSAFARAKASVAEEEAVAFTALSAGQLDPEQFSSFVATLTSQQEALVAFSLAADPVQRALVDSTVSGDAVGLADRVATDITRSVGQRPLVTAQDATAAIGAVNDLMRWAEIQLQDRLFQQADQARADVIRQAVIESILVLLTLIIAVSLAVVLARSLNHSLRRLREGALSVANHDLPDAVQRLQNMGSVGDGGVDEIVRQVRDPIQLNSRDEVGQVALAFNVVHREAVRVAAEQAALRTSVSAMFLNLARRSQTLVDRMIGELDAIERGEEDPKRLAQLFELDHLATRMRRNDENLLVLAGADSAVPRRDDALVVDVLRAAQSEVELYNRIEFGTVDTDISVAANAVNDVVRLVAELLDNATRFSPPNTTVVADGRRIRDYVLIQIEDRGLGLTDEQLDSLNRRLAAPPSVDVAAFRLMGLAVVSRLASRYGIRVELRRNVEGGTVAQVTLPAATVVLPTNRGREQVLSRPRQPMAVEQNPLTPVGHTEQFAGAATSAATLPDQWRTNAPAPAQWQSPLDSRDTTPAVQAGGYTGTRSTVPPVPAPAAPAPVAPLPPARPAYSNGAVASTGSPTVAYPTIDSLPRRGSTTDATDGRSAPGLPVGPVAGPGAVAPPAAPSVPAAPVSSRPEFPAEAPIFREMEAVWFRSHGDDATAIFTRPKFDEPPPAAAPADAGLRTGNGGQPSAASVPAAAPARPPLPTRTPGSANTDGITPSATGGRGSAPAGGLGTPPSYSPPPAARTAPAAPTTPAAPAADPHAWRTAADEGWSRASRAAEPAPAGTTRSGLPKRVPQQQLVPGGIEPKSGRDRSRRTPDEVRGLLSAYHRGVQRGRTAGTDLNSTSTKESR